GCCGGAGGCGACGGTTCAATAAATGATGTTGCAAATGCTTTAATCGGAACCAATATTCCATTAGGAATAATACCTGTTGGCTCCGGAAACGGATTAGCTCGTTTTTTAAAAATTCCTTTGGGTATTGTTCGCTCATTAAATGTGATAAATAACTGTAAAACCATTGATATTGACACTATAAAAATCAGTTCCAATAATAATTTTGAAAGATTTTATACCAGTATTGCAGGTATCGGTTTCGATGCTTTAGTAGCTCAAAAGTTTTCCAAAACCGAAACCAGAGGTTTTAACTCTTATATGGATATAATTGTTTCCGATTATCCTTCATATAAACCAAAAGATTATAAATTGGTTCTTGACAATAAAAAAGAAATAGACACAAAAGCTTTATTGATAAGCTTTGCCAATTCAAATCAATACGGATATAATGCGGCAATAGCACCTGATGCATCCATAACCGACGGATATATTGATATCAGTATCGCGAAAAAGATTCCCCTTGTTATTCTTCCTTTTGTTTCACAAATGCTATGGACAAATACTGTTTATTATTCAAATTATGTGAAGGATTATAAAGCTAAAAAGATAAAATTGACAAGCAAAGACACTTGTATAAATGTTGACGGCGAATCTTTTGATATCGGAGAAGAAATTGTATTAGAGAATTTTCCACATTCGTTGAAAATTATTGTACCGTAAAAAGGAAAAAATAAATGGGCAATGGTAAAATTACATGAAAGTTGAAGACTATAAAAATAAAACTACATTTATATGAAAAATTCTAATAAAAACGCTTATTATATGACGATAATAGGCGTATTGTTTTTTATTTTCGGCTTTGTAACCTGGCTGAACAATGTATTAATTCCTTTTTTAAAACTGGCATGCGAGCTTACAGACTTTCAAGCATGGTGGGTAACTTCAGCATTTTATATTGCCTATTTCTTCATGGCAATTCCCTCCTCTTACGTACTGAACAAAACAGGTTATTCTAAAGGAATTTCATTGGGATTAATAATAATAATGGTAGGTTCGCTTATATTTATTCCGGCGGCAACAAGCAGAAGTTATTTTGTATTCCTTATTGCATTATTTACACAAGGAGTCGGTTTGTCATTGTTGCAAACGGCAGCCAATCCGTATGTTACTATACTGGGACCGATTGAGTCGGCAGCACGGAGAATGAGTATCATGGGAATTTGTAATAAAGTTGCCGGAATGATAGGTATTTTATTGCTTTCGAGCCTTCTGTTCGGCGGAACTTCACATATCATTGAAGAAATAAATGTTTTCAAAAACTTGGAAGAAAGCGGAATTATTCTCAATGCCAATCAATTAATTGAAAAAACCGCCCTTCTTGATCAACTTGCTCGGAATGTTATCATTCCGTATATCGTAATGGCCGTCATTTTGTTTATACTTGCCATAATGGTTAATTTCTCAAAATTACCGAATATTGAAATAGAAGAATCCGAAGAAGTTAAAAGTTCCAGCAAACCGATTTACAAATATCCTTACATGATTTTAGGTGTTATTGCACTTTTCTTCTATGTCGGCGTTGAAGTTATTGCTATTGATTCTCTCAATCTGTACGGACAAGAACTCGGTTATACAATTGATCAATCCAAATATTTCGGAACTGCAAGTCTCGTTGCACTCACAATCGGCTATTTACTCGCAATTGTTTTAATCCCGAAATATATTGACCAGCGCAAAGCCTTGATTTTCCAGACTTGTCTCGCAATTATATTAGTTATTGCGGCTGTCTTATTAAAAGGACTTCCTTCCATCATCTGTGTTGTAC
Above is a window of Bacteroidales bacterium DNA encoding:
- a CDS encoding sugar MFS transporter, which produces MKNSNKNAYYMTIIGVLFFIFGFVTWLNNVLIPFLKLACELTDFQAWWVTSAFYIAYFFMAIPSSYVLNKTGYSKGISLGLIIIMVGSLIFIPAATSRSYFVFLIALFTQGVGLSLLQTAANPYVTILGPIESAARRMSIMGICNKVAGMIGILLLSSLLFGGTSHIIEEINVFKNLEESGIILNANQLIEKTALLDQLARNVIIPYIVMAVILFILAIMVNFSKLPNIEIEESEEVKSSSKPIYKYPYMILGVIALFFYVGVEVIAIDSLNLYGQELGYTIDQSKYFGTASLVALTIGYLLAIVLIPKYIDQRKALIFQTCLAIILVIAAVLLKGLPSIICVVLLSFTHAIMWPAIWPLSLDGLGSHTKLASAFLIMAIAGGAILPPIYGALADVFTRQTAYWIMIPCYLIILFFAVYGWKIGRNKV
- a CDS encoding diacylglycerol kinase family lipid kinase; amino-acid sequence: MTEKILFIINPISGTGKQKAIINKIDSHIDKSKFEYSIVCTEYAHHGMLIAEQAVKDGIDIIVVAGGDGSINDVANALIGTNIPLGIIPVGSGNGLARFLKIPLGIVRSLNVINNCKTIDIDTIKISSNNNFERFYTSIAGIGFDALVAQKFSKTETRGFNSYMDIIVSDYPSYKPKDYKLVLDNKKEIDTKALLISFANSNQYGYNAAIAPDASITDGYIDISIAKKIPLVILPFVSQMLWTNTVYYSNYVKDYKAKKIKLTSKDTCINVDGESFDIGEEIVLENFPHSLKIIVP